The following coding sequences are from one Humulus lupulus chromosome X, drHumLupu1.1, whole genome shotgun sequence window:
- the LOC133803326 gene encoding probable BOI-related E3 ubiquitin-protein ligase 3, protein MAFPHHNFQEHYQQQQQQQQQSKYFRNLYTIDGQISPPVTYYNPTKVQDQSQHPPYVPAFHVVGFAPGPVAAADCSEGGADLQWKYGLESKRKRLKEQDFLENNSQISSVDFLQPRSVSTGLGLSLDNTRMASTGDSALLSLIGDDIDRELQHQDTEIDRFLKIQADRLRQTILEKVQSTQLRTISVVEDKVLEKLREKQAEVESINKKNVELEDQMEQLSIEARAWQQRSRYNENIITALRFNLQQVFSQSRDSKEGCGDSEVDDTASCCNGSSLDFHLLCKENNNMKKMRCKACRVNEVCMLLLPCKHLCLCKDCESKHSYCPLCQCSKFIGMEVYVM, encoded by the exons ATGGCTTTTCCTCATCATAACTTCCAAGAACActaccaacaacaacaacaacaacaacaacaatccaaATATTTCAG aaatttGTACACAATCGACGGTCAGATATCGCCACCGGTCACCTATTATAATCCCACGAAAGTACAAGATCAGTCCCAGCATCCTCCCTATGTTCCAGCCT TTCATGTAGTCGGGTTTGCACCAGGTCCAGTTGCTGCAGCAGACTGCAGCGAAGGTGGAGCTGATTTGCAGTGGAAGTACGGTTTAGAATCTAAGAGAAAAAGATTAAAGGAGCAAGATTTCTTGGAGAACAACTCGCAGATATCGTCCGTTGATTTCTTGCAGCCGCGGTCGGTTTCAACAGGATTGGGCCTGTCGCTTGACAATACACGTATGGCTTCTACTGGAGACTCGGCATTGTTATCCCTTATCGGGGATGACATTGACCGCGAATTACAACATCAGGACACGGAGATTGATAGATTCCTCAAAATTCAG GCTGATAGGTTGCGACAAACTATTCTAGAGAAGGTGCAATCCACCCAACTTCGGACCATCTCAGTTGTGGAGGACAAGGTCCTGGAGAAACTCCGTGAGAAACAAGCAGAGGTGGAGAGCATAAACAAGAAGAATGTAGAGCTTGAAGATCAAATGGAACAGTTGAGTATCGAGGCAAGAGCTTGGCAACAGCGATCCCGGTACAACGAAAACATTATCACAGCTCTCAGGTTTAATCTCCAGCAAGTGTTTTCTCAAAGCAGAGACAGTAAAGAAGGGTGTGGTGACAGTGAGGTAGATGATACAGCTTCTTGCTGCAATGGCAGCTCCCTTGATTTTCACTTGCTTTGCAAGGAGAACAACAACATGAAAAAGATGAGGTGTAAGGCTTGCCGAGTGAATGAAGTTTGCATGCTTCTGTTACCTTGTAAGCATCTCTGTCTTTGTAAAGATTGTGAAAGTAAGCATAGCTATTGTCCTCTGTGTCAGTGTTCCAAGTTTATTGGAATGGAGGTGTATGTGATGTGA